One genomic segment of Acanthochromis polyacanthus isolate Apoly-LR-REF ecotype Palm Island chromosome 9, KAUST_Apoly_ChrSc, whole genome shotgun sequence includes these proteins:
- the LOC110965226 gene encoding myosin-7-like, with the protein MGDAAMAEFGPAAPYLRKSDKERLEAQTRPFDMKKECFVPDPEVEYVKASVTSRDGDKVTAQTEFGKTVTVKEIDVHPQNPPKFDKIEDMAMFTFLHEPAVLFNLKERYAAWMIYTYSGLFCVTVNPYKWLPVYNQEVVVAYRGKKRSEAPPHIFSISDNAYQYMLADRENQSILITGESGAGKTVNTKRVIQYFASIAAVPTGKKDPAAEKKGTLEDQIIQANPALEAFGNAKTIRNDNSSRFGKFIRIHFDNRGKLASADIETYLLEKSRVTYQLKAERDYHIFYQILSQAKPELLEMLLITNNPYDYAFISQGETTVASINDSEELMATDEAFDVLGFTQEEKNSIYKLTGAIMHYGNMKFKQKQREEQAEADGTEDADKVAYLMGLNSADLIKGLCHPRVKVGNEWVTKGQNVAQVYYAIGALSKSVYEKMFMWMVVRINQSLDTKQPRQYFIGVLDIAGFEIFDFNTFEQLCINFTNEKLQQFFNHHMFVLEQEEYKKEGIEWEFIDFGMDLQACIDLIEKPMGIMSILEEECMFPKASDATFKAKLYDNHLGKSGNFQKPRVVKGKPEAHFSLVHYAGTVDYNINNWLVKNKDPLNETVVGLFQKSNLKLLSLLFAGYAGADSAQESGGKGKGGSKKKGSSFQTVSALHRENLNKLMTNLRSTHPHFVRCIIPNETKTPGAMENPLVMHQLRCNGVLEGIRICRKGFPNRILYGDFKQRYRILNPNAIPEGQFIDNKKAAEKLLGSLDIDHNQYKLGHTKVFFKAGLLGQLEEMRDDRLALIITGIQARSRGLLARVEFQKIVERRDALLVIQWNIRAFMGVKNWPWMKMYFKIKPLLKSAETEKEMANMKEEFTKLKEAYAKSEARKKELEEKMVTLLQEKNDLQLQVQAEQDNLGDAEERCEGLIKSKIQLEAKIKELTERLEDEEEMNAELTAKKRKLEDECSELKKDIDDLELTLAKVEKEKHATENKVKNLTEEMAAQDEIIAKLTKEKKALQEAHQQTLDDLQSEEDKVNTLTKSKVKLEQQVDDLEGSLEQEKKVRMDLERAKRKLEGDLKLAQESIMDLENDKQQLEEKLKKKDFEISQLNGKIEDEQAMSAQLQKKLKELQARIEELEEELEAERAARAKVEKQRADLARELEEISERLEEAGGATAAQIEMNKKREAEFQKLRRDLEEATLQHESTAATLRKKQADSVADLGEQIDNLQRVKQKLEKEKSELRLELDDVVSNMEQIVKSKNNLEKMCRSLEDQMNEYKTKSEEGQRTINDFTMQRAKLQTENGELTRQLEEKDSLVSQLTRGKQSYTQQIEDLKRQLEEEVKAKNALAHAVQSSRHDCDLLREQYEEEQEAKAELQRSMSKANSEVAQWRTKYETDAIQRTEELEEAKKKLAQRLQEAEEAVEAVNAKCSSLEKTKHRLQNEIEDLMVDVERSNAAAAALDKKQRNFDKVLAEWKQKYEESQSELESSQKEARSLSTELFKLKNSYEESLEHLETMKRENKNLQEEISDLTEQIGEGGKSIHELEKIRKQLEQEKSEIQTALEEAEASLEHEEGKILRVQLEFNQIKADIERKLAEKDEEMEQAKRNQQRVVDTLQSSLESETRSRNEALRLKKKMEGDLNEMEIQLSQANRQAAEAQKQLKAVHAHLKDTQLHLDDAQRANDDMKENIAIVERRSNLLQAEVEELRSALEQTERGRKLAEQELLDVSERVQLLHSQNTSLINQKKKLEGDTSQLQTEVEEAVQECRNAEEKAKKAITDAAMMAEELKKEQDTSAHLERMKKNMEQTIKDLQHRLDEAEQIAMKGGKKQVQKLEARIRELESEVEAEQRRSSDSVKGIRKYERRIKELTYQTEEDRKNLSRLQDLVDKLQLKVKSYKKTAEEAEEQANSNLTKFRKLQHELDEAEERADIAESQVNKLRAKSRDVGSKKGHDGE; encoded by the exons ATGGGGGATGCTGCGATGGCAGAGTTCGGGCCTGCTGCTCCTTATCTGAGGAAGTCAGACAAGGAGCGTCTGGAGGCCCAGACTCGTCCGTTTGACATGAAGAAGGAGTGCTTTGTTCCCGACCCTGAGGTTGAATATGTTAAAGCATCTGTTACTAGTCGTGATGGTGACAAAGTCACTGCCCAGACTGAATTTGGAAAG aCTGTCACAGTGAAGGAGATTGATGTCCACCCTCAGAACCCGCCAAAGTTCGATAAAATTGAGGACATGGCGATGTTCACCTTCCTCCATGAGCCCGCTGTGCTGTTTAACCTCAAAGAGCGTTATGCAGCATGGATGATTTAT ACCTACTCTGGGCTGTTCTGTGTGACTGTCAACCCCTACAAGTGGCTGCCAGTCTACAACCAAGAGGTGGTTGTTGCCTACAGAGGAAAGAAGAGGAGTGAAGCTCCTCCTCATATCTTCTCCATCTCTGACAATGCCTACCAGTACATGCTGGCAG acagagaaaaccAGTCAATCCTTATCAC CGGAGAATCCGGAGCCGGAAAGACTGTTAACACCAAGCGTGTCATTCAGTACTTTGCCAGCATCGCTGCTGTCCCGACTGGAAAGAAAGATCCAGCTGCTGAGAAGAAG GGAACGCTGGAGGATCAAATCATCCAGGCTAATCCTGCTCTGGAGGCATTTGGTAACGCCAAGACCATCAGGAATGACAACTCCTCCAGATTT GGTAAATTCATCAGAATTCACTTTGACAACCGAGGAAAGCTAGCCTCTGCTGACATTGAGACTT ACCTTCTGGAAAAGTCTCGTGTGACCTACCAGCTCAAAGCTGAAAGGGACTACCACATTTTCTACCAGATCTTGTCTCAGGCAAAGCCTGAACTCCTGG AAATGCTGCTCATCACCAACAACCCCTACGACTACGCCTTCATCTCCCAAGGAGAGACAACAGTAGCCTCTATCAACGATTCTGAAGAGTTGATGGCCACTGAT GAAGCATTTGATGTGCTGGGCTTCACTCAAGAAGAGAAGAACAGCATTTACAAGCTGACTGGTGCCATCATGCACTATGGAAACATGAAGTTTAAGCAGAAGCAGCGAGAGGAGCAGGCAGAGGCGGATGGGACTGAAG ATGCTGACAAAGTTGCGTATCTGATGGGCCTAAATTCTGCTGACCTCATCAAAGGTCTCTGTCACCCAAGAGTCAAAGTAGGAAATGAGTGGGTCACCAAGGGACAGAATGTTGCGCAG GTGTACTATGCCATTGGTGCACTGTCTAAGTCAGTGTATGAGAAGATGTTCATGTGGATGGTGGTGAGAATAAACCAGTCCCTGGACACCAAGCAGCCACGCCAGTACTTCATTGGTGTGTTGGACATTGCAGGATTTGAGATCTTTGAT TTCAACACCTTTGAGCAGCTGTGCATCAACTTCACCAATGAAAAACTGCAACAGTTTTTCAACCACCACATGTTTGTGCTGGAGCAGGAAGAGTACAAGAAAGAGGGCATTGAATGGGAGTTCATTGACTTTGGTATGGATCTGCAGGCCTGTATTGATCTGATTGAAAAG CCCATGGGTATCATGTCCATCCTTGAAGAGGAGTGCATGTTCCCCAAAGCCAGTGATGCCACATTTAAAGCTAAACTTTATGACAACCATCTGGGGAAATCTGGCAACTTCCAGAAACCCAGAGTCGTCAAAGGAAAACCAGAGGCTCATTTCTCCCTGGTTCACTACGCTGGAACTGTTGATTATAATATCAACAACTGGCTGGTGAAGAACAAGGATCCTCTGAATGAGACTGTTGTTGGTCTTTTCCAGAAGTCTAACCTGAAGCTTTTATCTTTGCTTTTTGCTGGCTATGCAGGAGCTGACTCAG CTCAGGAATCTGGAGGAAAGGGCAAAGGTGGCAGCAAGAAGAAAGGTTCATCATTCCAAACTGTATCAGCTCTTCATAGG GAGAACCTGAACAAGCTGATGACCAACCTGAGGTCTACTCACCCTCACTTTGTGCGCTGCATCATCCCCAACGAGACCAAGACTCCTGGGGCCATGGAGAACCCTCTGGTAATGCACCAGCTGCGCTGTAACGGTGTACTGGAAGGCATCAGGATCTGCAGAAAAGGCTTCCCCAACAGGATTCTGTATGGAGATTTCAAGCAGAG ATACCGTATTTTGAACCCTAATGCCATTCCTGAGGGACAGTTCATAGACAACAAGAAGGCTGCTGAGAAACTGTTGGGTTCTTTGGATATAGACCACAACCAGTACAAACTGGGGCACACCAAG GTATTCTTCAAGGCTGGACTGCTGGGTCAGCTCGAGGAGATGCGAGATGACCGATTAGCACTAATCATCACTGGCATCCAAGCCCGGTCAAGAGGACTTTTGGCAAGAGTTGAATTCCAGAAGATTGTTGAACGAAG GGATGCACTACTTGTGATCCAGTGGAACATTCGTGCATTCATGGGGGTCAAGAATTGGCCCTGGATGAAGATGTACTTCAAGATCAAACCTCTCCTGAAATCAGCAGAGACTGAGAAGGAGATGGCCAACATGAAGGAAGAGTTTACCAAACTCAAAGAGGCTTATGCAAAATCAGAAGCCCGCAAAAAGGAACTGGAGGAAAAAATGGTCACTCTTCTCCAAGAGAAGAACGACCTGCAGCTACAAGTTCAGGCT GAGCAAGATAATCTGGGCGATGCTGAAGAAAGATGTGAGGGGCTGATAAAAAGCAAGATTCAGCTGGAGGCAAAAATCAAAGAGCTGACAGAAAGactggaggatgaggaggagatgaATGCTGAACTGACAGCTAAGAAGAGGAAGCTGGAAGACGAGTGCTCTGAGTTAAAGAAGGACATTGATGACTTAGAGTTAACTCTGGCTAAAGTGGAGAAGGAGAAGCATGCCACTGAGAACAAG GTAAAGAACCTGACTGAGGAGATGGCTGCTCAAGATGAGATCATTGCTAAGTTGACCAAGGAGAAGAAAGCCTTACAGGAGGCTCATCAACAAACGCTGGATGACCTGCAGAGTGAAGAAGACAAAGTCAACACTCTGACAAAGTCCAAAGTTAAACTGGAACAGCAAGTGGACGAT CTTGAAGGGTCTTTGGAGCAAGAAAAGAAAGTTCGTATGGACCTTGAGAGAGCAAAGCGCAAGCTTGAGGGAGACCTAAAGTTAGCTCAAGAGAGCATCATGGACCTGGAAAATGACAAGCAGCAACTCGAAGAGAAGCTGAAAAA GAAAGACTTTGAAATCAGTCAGCTCAATGGCAAAATAGAGGACGAGCAAGCAATGTCTGCTCAGCTCCAGAAAaaactgaaggagctgcag GCCCGCATCGAGGAGTTGGAAGAAGAACTTGAAGCAGAGCGAGCTGCTCGAGCCAAGGTGGAGAAACAGAGAGCAGACTTGGCCAGAGAGCTGGAGGAGATCAGCGAGAGGCTGGAGGAGGCTGGAGGAGCAACAGCTGCCCAGATCGAGATGAACAAGAAGAGGGAGGCCGAGTTCCAGAAACTCCGCAGAGACCTTGAAGAGGCCACTCTGCAGCATGAATCCACTGCTGCCACACTCAGGAAGAAACAGGCCGACAGTGTCGCTGACCTGGGAGAGCAGATTGACAATCTGCAGAGAGTCAAGCAGAAactggagaaggagaagagtGAGCTCAGACTGGAGCTGGATGATGTGGTCTCCAATATGGAACAGATTGTCAAGTCCAAG aatAATTTGGAGAAAATGTGCAGGTCTCTGGAAGACCAGATGAATGAATATAAAACAAAGTCAGAGGAGGGACAGCGGACCATCAATGACTTCACCATGCAGAGAGCAAAGCTTCAAACTGAGAATG GTGAACTCACAaggcagctggaggaaaaggaTTCCCTGGTGTCACAACTCACCAGAGGAAAACAATCCTACACTCAGCAAATTGAAGACCTTAAAAgacagctggaggaggaagtCAAG GCCAAGAATGCATTAGCCCATGCAGTGCAGTCTTCTCGTCATGACTGTGACCTGCTCAGGGAGCAGtatgaggaggagcaggaggccaAGGCTGAACTGCAGCGCAGCATGTCCAAGGCCAACTCTGAGGTGGCTCAGTGGAGAACTAAGTACGAAACTGATGCCATCCAGAGGACTGAGGAACTGGAAGAGGCAAA AAAGAAGCTGGCTCAGCGTCTGCAGGAGGCTGAGGAAGCTGTGGAGGCAGTGAATGCTAAATGCTCCTCTCTGGAGAAGACCAAACACAGACTGCAGAATGAGATTGAAGATCTCATGGTGGATGTAGAGAGATCAaatgctgctgccgctgctctGGACAAGAAGCAAAGAAACTTTGACAAG GTCTTGgcagaatggaaacaaaagtaCGAGGAGTCTCAATCTGAACTGGAGAGCTCTCAGAAGGAAGCCAGGTCTCTGAGCACTGAGCTCTTCAAACTCAAGAATTCCTATGAAGAAtctctggaacatctggagacCATGAAGAGAGAGAACAAGAACCTACAAG agGAAATATCGGACCTCACTGAACAAATTGGTGAGGGTGGAAAGAGCATTCATGAGCTGGAGAAGATTCGAAAGCAGTTGGAACAAGAAAAGTCTGAGATACAGACAGCTCTGGAGGAAGCAGAG GCTTCACTGGAGCATGAGGAAGGGAAGATTCTCCGAGTCCAGCTAGAGTTCAACCAAATTAAGGCTGACATTGAGCGCAAGCTGGCTGAGAAAGATGAAGAGATGGAGCAAGCAAAGAGAAATCAACAACGAGTTGTGGATACTCTCCAGAGTTCTCTTGAGTCTGAGACTCGCAGCAGGAATGAGGCTCTGCGTTtgaagaagaagatggaggGAGACCTCAATGAGATGGAGATCCAGCTGAGCCAGGCCAACAGACAGGCAGCTGAGGCCCAGAAACAATTAAAGGCCGTTCATGCACATCTAAAG GATACTCAGCTCCACCTTGATGACGCTCAGCGAGCCAATGATGATATGAAGGAAAACATTGCCATTGTTGAGAGACGCAGCAACCTGCTTCAGGCTGAGGTGGAGGAACTCAGATCTGCGCTGGAGCAAACTGAAAGAGGTCGCAAACTTGCTGAACAAGAGCTACTGGATGTCAGTGAGAGGGTGCAGTTACTGCACTCACAG AATACCAGCCTCATTAACCAGAAGAAGAAGCTCGAGGGTGATACATCCCAGCTTCAAACTGAAGTGGAGGAGGCAGTGCAGGAGTGCAGAAATGCTGAGGAGAAGGCCAAGAAGGCCATTACTGATGCTGCCATGATGGCAGAGGAGCTGAAGAAAGAGCAGGACACCAGCGCTCACCTGGAGCGCATGAAGAAGAACATGGAGCAAACCATCAAAGACCTGCAGCACCGTCTGGATGAAGCTGAACAGATCGCCATGAAGGGAGGAAAGAAGCAGGTGCAGAAGCTCGAGGCCAGG ATCAGAGAGCTGGAGAGTGAAGTAGAAGCTGAACAAAGAAGGTCCAGCGATTCTGTCAAGGGAATACGAAAATATGAGAGACGAATCAAAGAGTTGACTTATCAG acagaAGAAGATCGTAAGAATCTCAGCCGTCTGCAAGATCTGGTGGACAAGTTGCAGCTCAAGGTTAAATCCTACAAGAAAACTGCAGAGGAGGCT GAGGAACAGGCGAACAGTAATCTTACCAAGTTCCGTAAGCTTCAACATGAGCTTGATGAAGCTGAAGAGAGAGCTGACATTGCTGAGTCTCAGGTCAACAAGTTACGTGCCAAGAGCCGCGATGTGGGGTCAAAG AAAGGGCACGACGGCGAGTGA